Proteins found in one Perca fluviatilis chromosome 9, GENO_Pfluv_1.0, whole genome shotgun sequence genomic segment:
- the sass6 gene encoding spindle assembly abnormal protein 6 homolog translates to METLYSKTLHVHVRARDCEDRKANIRVTIDLQLTTSPVHKRDLLVRLTDDVDPYFLFNLSISEEDFQSLKVQQGLLIDFASFPQKFIDLLNLCCSEQESDNPRFLLHLSSPSAVLDGPASFSVVETNAFKHLNHLSLRLVPGSDKEVKDYLAVCLSSLKAEKQALEMKLKKTEDDLSRQLSYAQQTLSEKTKELDKLRSEWTSQSSSLSSRHSQELQSEREKAAEYQSRLQQQTEQLRHELETAHKQSSQQLQSRVSELEASSRELTERKYKNEALIRDLKIKLVGAEEECQRSKQQLLSLRRENGALDSAVHDGERALSQLQMRVAVLEQEVKDKDQLMRRTKDVLEATQQQKESMEENAESKDGQIKKLEATVKSLSEELIKANGIIKKLQGDVRGLVGKIKVKNTVTVTQEKVLQETSEKLENVEKDLQSTRQQLSTKEEQASRLKEQLETTVQKLNESREVLKTNENVINWLNKQLNEKQLSRKSQESVDSPSLLPTTTGLRAQFYPQTGRLDGTPAEQRSAQLPARHTGDSAGLDSKYFERRDDSIPIYGLSSNLLSKEFPQPAKPSVVSAYFSA, encoded by the exons ATGGAGACACTGTATAGCAAGACGCTGCACGTCCACGTCAGGGCCAGGGACTGCGAGGACAG GAAAGCTAATATCCGTGTCACCATTGACCTCCAGCTGACAACCAGTCCAGTTCACAAAAGG GATCTTCTAGTAAGACTCACCGATGATGTGGATCCATACTTTCTCTTCAACCTGTCCATATCGGAAGAGGATTTCCAAAG TCTGAAGGTGCAGCAGGGGCTCCTCATAGACTTTGCATCATTTCCTCAGAAGTTTATCGACCTGCTGAATCTGTGCTGTTCCGAGCAGGAGTCGGACAATCCCAG GTTCCTCCTGCACCTGTCCAGTCCGTCTGCAGTGCTCGATGGGCCGGCCAGCTTCAGTGTTGTAGAGACCAATGCATTCAAACACCTGAACCACTTGTCTCTGCGGCTGGTCCCAGGCTCTGACAAAGAGGTTAAAGACTATCTGGCAGTGTGTCTGTCCTCTCTCAAG GCAGAGAAGCAGGCCCTGGAGATGAAGCTGAAGAAGACCGAAGACGATCTGTCCAGGCAGCTGAGTTATGCTCAGCAG ACTCTCTCCGAGAAGACTAAAGAGTTGGACAAACTGCGTTCAGAGTGGACGAGTCAGAGCAGCTCTCTGTCCAGCCGCCATTCTCAGGAGTTACAATCGGAGCGAGAGAAGGCTGCGGAG TACCAGAGCAGGCTTCAGCAGCAGACGGAGCAGCTCCGCCACGAGCTGGAGACCGCTCATAAGCAGAGCAGCCAGCAGCTTCAGAGCCGCGTGTCGGAGCTGGAGGCCTCCAGCAGAGAGCTGACCGAGAGGAAGTACAAGAACGAGGCGCTCATCAGGGACCTGAAGATCAAATTAGTGGGCGCCGAGGAG gagtgcCAGCGGTCCAAGCAGCAGCTCCTGTCTCTGCGGAGGGAGAACGGCGCTCTGGACTCGGCGGTCCATGATGGCGAGCGAGCGCTGAGCCAGCTGCAGATGAGGGTGGCCGTTCTGGAGCAGGAGGTCAAAGACAAGGATCAGCTGATGCGCCGCACCAAAGACGTGCTGGAAGCCACGCAGCAGCAGAAG GAATCAATGGAAGAAAATGCTGAAAGTAAAGACGGTCAGATAAAAAAGCTCGAGGCCACGGTGAAATCCCTGTCTGAGGAGCTGATAAAG GCTAACGGCATCATTAAGAAGCTGCAGGGCGACGTTCGAGGCCTGGTTGGAAAAATCAAAGTCAAGAACACGGTGACCGTGACCCAGGAGAAGGTCCTCCAAGAAACCTCTGAAAAACTGGAGAACGTTGAAAAGGATCTGCAGAGCACTCGGCAGCAGCTCAGCACCAAGGAGGAGCAG GCGTCCAGGCTGAAGGAGCAGTTGGAGACGACTGTACAGAAGCTAAATGAAAGCAGAGAGGTGTTAAAAACCAATGAGAACG TTATCAATTGGCTTAACAAGCAGCTGAATGAGAAGCAGCTGTCCAGGAAGTCTCAGGAATCTGTGGACAGTCCTTCACTTCTGCCCACAACAACTGGACTGAGG gcccAGTTTTATCCTCAGACAGGCAGACTTGATGGGACTCCTGCTGAACAGAGATCAGCACAGCTGCCTGCCAGACACAC gGGAGACTCTGCAGGTCTGGATTCAAAGTACTTTGAGAGGAGAGATGATAGCATCCCAATCTATGGTCTGTCCTCTAATCTGCTTAGCAAAG AGTTCCCTCAGCCAGCAAAGCCATCCGTAGTGTCTGCTTACTTCTCTGCATGA